A window of the Gossypium hirsutum isolate 1008001.06 chromosome A05, Gossypium_hirsutum_v2.1, whole genome shotgun sequence genome harbors these coding sequences:
- the LOC107958260 gene encoding zinc finger MYND domain-containing protein 15 — protein MDLHLKNLFDRFQEQFGSGPGLGPGSGTCLMKVEGISSNFIKPLFKASAALYRTEPWRRLRPGHLFGVRVGKDSDWSGKKQPFPCSQFIGGDGGDIGFYMFRSENDAKKMTGLRETIRVPNVELLRVTYELETLMFPSNRKMIKSLSLEASGNDRFPVIDVARCTSSGELQFRNPTLEELKFVYAFMRAISLVHPLLQADKESGPNWTRLISFDPFIETVDIQWPSEMARGHELVAVTISHPPGQAYEEKISSTTSSTPTKYAEPPDEVTFMDIRVNSNSSSIHCAMCEKEVHGDQSLCCGRCRAVVYCTSLCQKQHWKESHKSMCGLYKAMMEREEELVMKIFMFPCSAAQPCKWLESLGIHQKGMWRRKCSCYSHCPFGLLPVKGGLWDSWGGLDDEEYPGDLPFHNQLRDGISSPILLSGWSEYYNLRSLSLSSPVADILSHPLTVYHILTALSINTKNLLLKGKEVILHYLGPEGEMDWMPAFSEISHLLNGLGNIQIIMVGPEVPTNLSGTTSGISSRVRVNLVRGVYQEEATYLPSPHVIVALNCALDRYSSWGGALDLIKAIGVPAFFTEQSEILCANAKQVLRGAGLHITHPVTPNPFRSPVKNHDSSTNLPSYSNGFVLGVNA, from the coding sequence ATGGATTTACATTTGAAGAATCTGTTTGATAGATTCCAGGAGCAATTTGGTTCTGGTCCTGGTCTCGGTCCTGGATCCGGGACGTGCCTTATGAAGGTAGAAGGCATTTCTTCCAACTTTATAAAGCCCTTATTTAAAGCCTCTGCTGCCTTATATAGAACTGAACCTTGGAGAAGATTGCGCCCAGGGCATTTGTTTGGTGTCCGAGTCGGGAAAGATTCGGATTGGTCAGGCAAAAAACAGCCTTTTCCGTGTTCCCAGTTCATTGGAGGAGATGGTGGGGATATTGGGTTTTATATGTTTAGATCTGAAAATGATGCTAAGAAGATGACAGGCTTAAGGGAGACTATTCGAGTTCCAAATGTTGAGCTTTTGAGGGTCACGTACGAGCTTGAGACATTAATGTTTCCTTCCAACCGCAAAATGATCAAGTCATTGTCATTGGAAGCATCTGGGAACGATCGGTTTCCTGTTATTGATGTCGCACGCTGCACATCTTCTGGTGAGCTTCAATTTAGGAATCCTACCCTGGAAGAACTGAAGTTTGTCTATGCTTTCATGAGAGCCATTTCCTTGGTGCACCCATTGCTTCAGGCAGATAAAGAAAGCGGTCCAAACTGGACAAGGTTGATAAGTTTTGACCCCTTTATCGAGACGGTTGACATTCAGTGGCCTTCAGAAATGGCTAGAGGTCATGAGCTTGTTGCTGTTACAATCTCACATCCACCTGGTCAGGCATATGAAGAAAAGATAAGTTCAACCACCAGCTCAACACCAACCAAGTATGCAGAGCCTCCAGATGAGGTCACCTTCATGGATATTAGAGTAAACTCAAATTCAAGCTCAATCCATTGTGCAATGTGTGAGAAAGAAGTTCATGGAGATCAATCTCTCTGCTGTGGGCGATGTCGAGCAGTGGTCTACTGCACTTCTCTCTGCCAAAAGCAGCACTGGAAGGAGTCACATAAAAGCATGTGCGGTCTGTACAAAGCTATGATGGAAAGGGAAGAAGAGCTTGTAATGAAAATCTTCATGTTCCCTTGCTCTGCTGCCCAACCTTGTAAATGGCTTGAATCATTGGGAATCCATCAGAAAGGGATGTGGAGAAGGAAGTGCAGTTGCTACTCTCACTGCCCTTTTGGTCTCCTTCCAGTTAAAGGTGGGTTATGGGATTCTTGGGGTGGGCTAGATGATGAAGAATACCCTGGTGATTTGCCCTTCCACAATCAACTTCGAGATGGGATCTCTAGCCCTATCCTTCTTTCTGGTTGGTCCGAGTACTATAACCTTCGGTCCCTGTCATTGTCGAGCCCTGTTGCTGATATTCTTTCCCACCCTTTGACCGTTTATCATATATTGACGGCTCTCAGTATCAATACAAAGAATCTTTTACTAAAGGGAAAGGAGGTGATTCTTCACTACCTGGGGCCTGAAGGGGAGATGGATTGGATGCCTGCATTTTCTGAAATCAGTCACTTGTTAAACGGGTTGGGTAATATACAAATCATTATGGTAGGACCTGAAGTTCCGACAAACTTGTCAGGTACCACGTCAGGAATTAGTAGCAGAGTTAGGGTGAATCTAGTAAGGGGTGTTTATCAGGAAGAAGCCACCTACTTGCCTTCCCCCCATGTTATAGTTGCTCTGAACTGTGCATTGGATAGGTATTCCAGCTGGGGTGGTGCTCTTGATCTGATTAAAGCCATCGGCGTCCCTGCTTTCTTCACTGAGCAATCTGAAATTTTGTGTGCAAATGCTAAACAGGTTCTACGTGGTGCTGGACTACATATCACCCACCCAGTGACACCTAATCCCTTCCGTTCCCCGGTGAAGAATCACGATTCTTCCACCAATCTTCCTTCGTACAGCAATGGATTTGTGTTGGGGGTAAATGCATGA
- the LOC107958261 gene encoding uncharacterized protein, giving the protein MMSNQSQGASISLTENPPVKRRRGRPRKDDSIQRDSTPPTPATENLKNKQSVGTSDPTSNEMVGQMVSGVIEGSFDAGYLLNVKVCDTDMHLRGVAFLPGRFTPITAENDVAPHAKMYERNDIPIPLVNAQGHLHAVSPSSGKSAKPVEDKNDAPNLPDQGLQIGLCSGAMAASKSQSACISIPLASNLPINDTGLPVGQKVLQDRMLDSGLQTDKAVGRNQSLLGFEALKQMKGPNISVEALNTSEPVSAMFTADVPAAKIVNPNPQVDDQAICSDLKSQELFHDDVKNLDLGNNQTPKISEPEAQADGGEPTQTNLFEKQASSRQDVDISQDTELELATKIIGGVGTSHMDGLSASEAATTATTVSCSESMTSQPVMIFGVETIPSEPKPAAEEIVPEMVVPEDSTSSLMAADTNGVESNAKDAIPPPQS; this is encoded by the coding sequence ATGATGAGCAACCAGAGTCAAGGGGCGAGcatatctttgacagaaaatccCCCTGTAAAGCGGAGACGTGGGCGTCCACGTAAGGATGATAGTATTCAACGGGACAGCACACCTCCAACACCTGCAACTGAGAATCTGAAAAACAAGCAGAGTGTGGGAACAAGCGACCCTACGTCTAATGAAATGGTAGGTCAGATGGTTTCTGGTGTCATTGAAGGTTCATTTGATGCTGGATACCTTCTTAATGTTAAGGTTTGTGATACCGACATGCACCTTAGGGGTGTTGCATTTCTACCAGGGCGATTCACTCCGATTACTGCTGAAAATGATGTGGCTCCGCATGCTAAGATGTATGAAAGAAATGATATTCCTATCCCATTGGTAAACGCACAGGGTCATCTCCATGCTGTGAGTCCTTCATCAGGGAAAAGTGCGAAGCCTGTTGAGGATAAAAACGATGCACCTAACCTTCCAGACCAAGGTCTACAAATTGGGCTTTGTTCTGGTGCCATGGCTGCTAGTAAGAGCCAATCTGCCTGTATTTCAATTCCTCTAGCTAGTAACTTGCCAATTAATGACACTGGTCTTCCCGTGGGGCAAAAGGTCCTGCAAGACCGAATGTTAGATTCCGGATTGCAGACAGATAAAGCTGTGGGACGGAATCAGTCACTGCTGGGATTTGAAGCCTTAAAGCAGATGAAAGGACCAAATATTAGCGTGGAGGCACTTAATACATCTGAGCCAGTGTCTGCAATGTTTACTGCTGATGTGCCAGCCGCTAAGATTGTAAATCCAAATCCTCAAGTTGATGACCAGGCCATATGTTCTGATCTTAAGTCACAGGAATTGTTTCATGATGATGTGAAAAACCTTGACCTTGGTAACAACCAAACTCCCAAAATTTCTGAGCCTGAAGCTCAAGCCGATGGTGGTGAACCCACTCAAACCAACTTGTTCGAAAAACAGGCTTCATCCAGGCAAGATGTAGATATTTCTCAAGATACTGAATTGGAGCTTGCTACAAAGATAATTGGTGGAGTTGGCACGTCTCACATGGATGGATTATCTGCAAGTGAGGCTGCCACAACTGCTACGACAGTTTCATGCTCTGAGTCAATGACCAGCCAACCAGTAATGATATTTGGAGTAGAAACCATCCCATCTGAGCCAAAGCCTGCGGCTGAAGAAATTGTTCCAGAAATGGTTGTACCTGAAGATAGTACTAGTTCCTTAATGGCGGCTGACACCAATGGTGTGGAATCTAATGCCAAAGATGCCATCCCACCACCACAATCTTAG
- the LOC107958263 gene encoding UPF0051 protein ABCI8, chloroplastic, whose amino-acid sequence MSSFLANGISSFSPQPTSDSTKFLKGFFPKLDSVKSITPKLQSSRLLKVRADVGFDPQTLTSDPSSSSGKSYDDKIQEILRNRDYDKKFGFTMDIDSFAIPKGLSAETIRLISSLKEEPDWMVELRLDAYEKFLKMKEPKWSDNRYPPIDFQDICYYSAPKKKPALNSLDEADPELLKYFDRLGVPLNERNRLANVAVDAVLDSVSIATTHRKTLEKAGVIFCSISEAIREYPDLVRKYLGRVVPSEDNYYTALNSAVFSDGSFCYIPKDTKCPMPISTYFRINALETGQFERTLIVADEGSFVEYLEGCTAPSYDRNQLHAAVVELYCAKGAEIKYSTVQNWYAGDEEGKGGIYNFVTKRGLCAGDRSKISWTQVETGSAITWKYPSVVLEGDDTVGEFYSVALTNNYQQADTGTKMIHKGKNTRSRIISKGISVGHSRNCYRGLVQVQSKAENARNSSQCDSMLIGDNAAANTYPYIQVKNPSARVEHEASTSKIGEDQLFYFQQRGIDYEKAMAAMISGFCRDVFNELPDEFGAEVNQLMSLKLEGSVG is encoded by the exons ATGTCTTCCTTCCTAGCCAACGGCATTTCCAGCTTCTCACCACAGCCTACTTCCGATTCAACCAAGTTCCTTAAAGGCTTCTTCCCAAAGCTCGATTCCGTCAAATCCATAACCCCAAAACTCCAAAGTTCAAGGCTTTTGAAGGTCAGAGCAGATGTTGGTTTCGATCCTCAAACTCTCACGTCAGATCCCAGCTCTTCATCAGGTAAATCCTACGATGACAAAATCCAGGAAATTCTTCGAAACCGTGATTATGATAAGAAGTTTGGCTTTACTATGGATATCGATTCTTTTGCGATACCCAAAGGGCTTTCTGCAGAAACAATCCGTTTAATTTCTTCTTTAAAGGAAGAACCTGATTGGATGGTGGAGCTTAGGTTGGATGCTTAtgagaaatttttgaaaatgaaagaaCCCAAATGGTCTGATAATCGGTACCCGCCGATTGATTTCCAAGATATTTGTTATTATTCTGCGCCCAAAAAGAAGCCAGCTCTGAATAGCTTAGATGAGGCTGATCCTGAACTTCTAAAGTACTTTGATAGATTGGGTGTCCCTTTGAATGAACGTAATCGATTGGCTAATGTCGCCGTTGATGCGGTTCTTGATAGTGTTTCAATTGCTACTACGCATAGGAAGACCTTAGAAAAGGCTGGGGTCATTTTTTGTTCGATCTCCGAGGCAATTAGGGAGTACCCTGATTTAGTTAGGAAATATTTGGGGAGAGTTGTGCCTAGTGAGGACAACTATTATACAGCTTTGAATTCAGCTGTTTTTAGTGATGGGTCGTTTTGTTACATTCCAAAGGATACGAAATGCCCGATGCCAATTTCGACTTATTTCCGGATTAATGCATTGGAAACTGGGCAGTTTGAGAGGACTTTGATTGTTGCTGATGAGGGAAGCTTTGTGGAGTATTTAGAAGGATGTACGGCGCCTTCTTATGATAGGAATCAGCTTCATGCTGCTGTTGTTGAGTTGTATTGTGCTAAGGGTGCAGAGATTAAATACTCCACTGTACAGAACTGGTATGCCGGTGATGAGGAAGGAAAAGGAGGGATTTATAATTTTGTTACTAAGCGTGGACTTTGTGCTGGAGATCGTTCGAAGATATCCTGGACCCAAGTGGAGACGGGGTCTGCAATTACTTGGAAGTACCCAAGTGTTGTTTTGGAAGGTGATGATACGGTGGGCGAGTTTTACTCTGTAGCACTCACAAATAACTATCAGCAGGCAGACACGGGTACAAAAATGATACACAAAGGGAAGAATACAAGAAGTAGGATTATCTCGAAGGGTATTTCTGTTGGACATTCAAGAAACTGTTATAGGGGGCTTGTTCAGGTTCAATCAAAAGCAGAGAATGCTAGAAATTCATCACAATGTGATTCAATGCTTATCGGCGACAATGCCGCTGCAAACACCTACCCTTACATCCAG GTCAAGAATCCATCAGCTCGTGTTGAGCATGAAGCCAGCACCTCCAAAATTGGTGAAGATCAGTTATTTTACTTTCAGCAGAGGGGAATTGATTATGAGAAGGCCATGGCTGCCATGATTTCTGGATTTTGCCGTGACGTTTTCAATGAGCTTCCTGATGAATTTGGTGCTGAGGTGAACCAACTCATGAGTCTGAAGCTCGAGGGATCCGTGGGTTAA
- the LOC107958266 gene encoding uncharacterized protein, translated as MVILRRSNGYSKVDKEDPEEIIHRRAQFLIHKVLERADCRRKPSFLRIRLCRLKVKIGRRLKKLRKSALVSISAARTGVYKQVIDQLKTWRRLFNPASHHGTIATLPRPLLT; from the coding sequence atggtgATTCTGAGGAGATCAAATGGTTACTCAAAGGTGGATAAGGAAGACCCAGAGGAGATAATCCATCGACGAGCTCAGTTCTTGATCCACAAAGTGCTGGAGCGAGCAGATTGTAGAAGAAAACCATCGTTTCTACGAATCAGACTGTGTAGGCTAAAGGTGAAGATCGGGAGAAGATTGAAGAAGTTAAGGAAGAGTGCGTTGGTTAGTATTTCGGCAGCAAGAACTGGTGTTTACAAGCAGGTTATAGATCAATTGAAAACATGGAGACGCTTGTTTAACCCTGCTAGTCATCATGGAACCATTGCCACCCTTCCTCGCCCTTTGTTAActtga
- the LOC107958265 gene encoding protein DETOXIFICATION 40 isoform X3, producing the protein MDSQQELNHPILNNSMDDDHQHLLPSDGSSGASHGHEVDSGLEKVLSDTELPFFKRLQLATLIEMKLLFRLAAPAVFVYMINNAMSLSTRVFCGHLGNLELAAASLGNSGIQLLAYGLMLGMGSAVETLCGQAYGALRYDMLGIYLQRSTIVLTLTGIPLMLAYIFSKPILMLLGEPAEVASAAAVFVYGLIPQIFAYAANFPIQKFLQSQSIVIPSAYISAATLVLHLVLSWLAVYKIGLGLIGASLVLSLSWWIIVGAQMVYILTSDKCRLTWSGLSSQAFSGLWDFLKFSAASAVMLCLETWYFQILVLIAGLLENPELALDSLSICVRVSNELGSEHPKSAAFAVAVVTLVSLIIAVVEAVIVLALRDVISYAFTEGETVAKAVSDLCPFLAVTLILNGIQPVLSGVAVGCGWQAFVAYVNVGCYYVVGIPLGCVLGFKNDLGAKGIWSGMIGGTMMQTLILLWVTFTTDWNKEVEIARRRLDRWEDKKQPLLKN; encoded by the exons ATGGATTCCCAACAGGAGCTGAATCACCCAATATTGAATAACTCCATGGATGATGATCATCAGCACCTGCTACCCTCGGACGGCTCATCAGGAGCTAGTCATGGCCATGAGGTGGACTCTGGACTCGAGAAAGTTTTGTCGGACACCGAACTGCCTTTCTTCAAGCGTCTCCAATTGGCCACGTTGATTGAAATGAAGCTCCTTTTCCGTCTGGCAGCACCGGCGGTGTTTGTTTATATGATCAACAATGCTATGTCCTTATCCACTCGTGTTTTCTGTGGTCATCTAGGCAATCTTGAGCTTGCCGCTGCCTCTCTTGGCAACAGCGGCATCCAACTCCTTGCTTATGGTCTCATG CTAGGGATGGGGAGTGCTGTAGAGACTCTATGCGGGCAAGCTTATGGGGCGCTTAGATACGACATGTTAGGGATTTATCTTCAGAGATCAACCATTGTCCTTACACTAACAGGGATCCCGCTGATGTTGGCCTATATCTTTTCCAAGCCAATCTTGATGTTACTAGGCGAGCCGGCGGAGGTTGCATCAGCGGCTGCTGTTTTTGTCTACGGTTTGATCCCACAAATCTTTGCTTACGCTGCCAACTTCCCCATACAAAAGTTCCTTCAATCTCAAAGCATTGTGATTCCCAGTGCATACATATCAGCTGCGACACTTGTGCTGCACCTCGTGCTAAGTTGGCTCGCAGTTTACAAGATAGGGTTGGGTTTGATAGGTGCATCTCTGGTGCTCAGCTTGTCGTGGTGGATCATAGTGGGGGCCCAAATGGTGTATATCTTGACAAGTGACAAGTGTAGGCTTACATGGTCTGGGCTGAGTTCGCAGGCCTTTTCTGGGCTATGGGATTTCTTGAAGTTCTCGGCTGCTTCGGCCGTCATGCTGTGCTTGGAGACTTGGTACTTTCAGATACTGGTCTTGATCGCTGGTTTGCTGGAGAATCCTGAGCTTGCACTCGACTCCCTTTCTATCTG TGTTAGGGTCAGCAACGAGCTCGGATCGGAACATCCCAAGTCGGCGGCATTCGCGGTTGCTGTCGTGACTTTGGTCTCCCTCATAATTGCTGTAGTGGAAGCTGTCATTGTATTAGCTCTGCGAGATGTTATAAGCTATGCATTTACGGAAGGTGAGACGGTGGCAAAAGCAGTCTCGGACCTATGCCCATTCTTGGCTGTCACTCTTATCCTTAATGGGATTCAACCTGTTTTGTCTG GGGTGGCTGTTGGATGTGGATGGCAAGCATTTGTAGCCTATGTAAACGTGGGATGCTATTACGTTGTTGGGATTCCCTTGGGCTGTGTTCTCGGCTTCAAGAACGACCTAGGTGCAAAG GGAATATGGTCCGGGATGATAGGAGGAACAATGATGCAAACCCTCATTTTATTGTGGGTGACATTTACAACAGATTGGAACAAAGAG GTGGAGATAGCAAGGAGGCGGTTGGACAGATGGGAAGACAAGAAGCAGCCACTTCTTAAGAACTGA
- the LOC107958265 gene encoding protein DETOXIFICATION 40 isoform X1 yields the protein MDSQQELNHPILNNSMDDDHQHLLPSDGSSGASHGHEVDSGLEKVLSDTELPFFKRLQLATLIEMKLLFRLAAPAVFVYMINNAMSLSTRVFCGHLGNLELAAASLGNSGIQLLAYGLMLGMGSAVETLCGQAYGALRYDMLGIYLQRSTIVLTLTGIPLMLAYIFSKPILMLLGEPAEVASAAAVFVYGLIPQIFAYAANFPIQKFLQSQSIVIPSAYISAATLVLHLVLSWLAVYKIGLGLIGASLVLSLSWWIIVGAQMVYILTSDKCRLTWSGLSSQAFSGLWDFLKFSAASAVMLCLETWYFQILVLIAGLLENPELALDSLSICHIGVLESILSATMFMISVGFNAAASVRVSNELGSEHPKSAAFAVAVVTLVSLIIAVVEAVIVLALRDVISYAFTEGETVAKAVSDLCPFLAVTLILNGIQPVLSGVAVGCGWQAFVAYVNVGCYYVVGIPLGCVLGFKNDLGAKGIWSGMIGGTMMQTLILLWVTFTTDWNKEVEIARRRLDRWEDKKQPLLKN from the exons ATGGATTCCCAACAGGAGCTGAATCACCCAATATTGAATAACTCCATGGATGATGATCATCAGCACCTGCTACCCTCGGACGGCTCATCAGGAGCTAGTCATGGCCATGAGGTGGACTCTGGACTCGAGAAAGTTTTGTCGGACACCGAACTGCCTTTCTTCAAGCGTCTCCAATTGGCCACGTTGATTGAAATGAAGCTCCTTTTCCGTCTGGCAGCACCGGCGGTGTTTGTTTATATGATCAACAATGCTATGTCCTTATCCACTCGTGTTTTCTGTGGTCATCTAGGCAATCTTGAGCTTGCCGCTGCCTCTCTTGGCAACAGCGGCATCCAACTCCTTGCTTATGGTCTCATG CTAGGGATGGGGAGTGCTGTAGAGACTCTATGCGGGCAAGCTTATGGGGCGCTTAGATACGACATGTTAGGGATTTATCTTCAGAGATCAACCATTGTCCTTACACTAACAGGGATCCCGCTGATGTTGGCCTATATCTTTTCCAAGCCAATCTTGATGTTACTAGGCGAGCCGGCGGAGGTTGCATCAGCGGCTGCTGTTTTTGTCTACGGTTTGATCCCACAAATCTTTGCTTACGCTGCCAACTTCCCCATACAAAAGTTCCTTCAATCTCAAAGCATTGTGATTCCCAGTGCATACATATCAGCTGCGACACTTGTGCTGCACCTCGTGCTAAGTTGGCTCGCAGTTTACAAGATAGGGTTGGGTTTGATAGGTGCATCTCTGGTGCTCAGCTTGTCGTGGTGGATCATAGTGGGGGCCCAAATGGTGTATATCTTGACAAGTGACAAGTGTAGGCTTACATGGTCTGGGCTGAGTTCGCAGGCCTTTTCTGGGCTATGGGATTTCTTGAAGTTCTCGGCTGCTTCGGCCGTCATGCTGTGCTTGGAGACTTGGTACTTTCAGATACTGGTCTTGATCGCTGGTTTGCTGGAGAATCCTGAGCTTGCACTCGACTCCCTTTCTATCTG tcatatcggagttctcgaatcgatcctttccgcaacaatgTTCATGATTTCTGTCGGGTTCAATGCAGCTGCAAG TGTTAGGGTCAGCAACGAGCTCGGATCGGAACATCCCAAGTCGGCGGCATTCGCGGTTGCTGTCGTGACTTTGGTCTCCCTCATAATTGCTGTAGTGGAAGCTGTCATTGTATTAGCTCTGCGAGATGTTATAAGCTATGCATTTACGGAAGGTGAGACGGTGGCAAAAGCAGTCTCGGACCTATGCCCATTCTTGGCTGTCACTCTTATCCTTAATGGGATTCAACCTGTTTTGTCTG GGGTGGCTGTTGGATGTGGATGGCAAGCATTTGTAGCCTATGTAAACGTGGGATGCTATTACGTTGTTGGGATTCCCTTGGGCTGTGTTCTCGGCTTCAAGAACGACCTAGGTGCAAAG GGAATATGGTCCGGGATGATAGGAGGAACAATGATGCAAACCCTCATTTTATTGTGGGTGACATTTACAACAGATTGGAACAAAGAG GTGGAGATAGCAAGGAGGCGGTTGGACAGATGGGAAGACAAGAAGCAGCCACTTCTTAAGAACTGA
- the LOC107958265 gene encoding protein DETOXIFICATION 40 isoform X2, giving the protein MDSQQELNHPILNNSMDDDHQHLLPSDGSSGASHGHEVDSGLEKVLSDTELPFFKRLQLATLIEMKLLFRLAAPAVFVYMINNAMSLSTRVFCGHLGNLELAAASLGNSGIQLLAYGLMLGMGSAVETLCGQAYGALRYDMLGIYLQRSTIVLTLTGIPLMLAYIFSKPILMLLGEPAEVASAAAVFVYGLIPQIFAYAANFPIQKFLQSQSIVIPSAYISAATLVLHLVLSWLAVYKIGLGLIGASLVLSLSWWIIVGAQMVYILTSDKCRLTWSGLSSQAFSGLWDFLKFSAASAVMLCLETWYFQILVLIAGLLENPELALDSLSICMSISGLMFMISVGFNAAASVRVSNELGSEHPKSAAFAVAVVTLVSLIIAVVEAVIVLALRDVISYAFTEGETVAKAVSDLCPFLAVTLILNGIQPVLSGVAVGCGWQAFVAYVNVGCYYVVGIPLGCVLGFKNDLGAKGIWSGMIGGTMMQTLILLWVTFTTDWNKEVEIARRRLDRWEDKKQPLLKN; this is encoded by the exons ATGGATTCCCAACAGGAGCTGAATCACCCAATATTGAATAACTCCATGGATGATGATCATCAGCACCTGCTACCCTCGGACGGCTCATCAGGAGCTAGTCATGGCCATGAGGTGGACTCTGGACTCGAGAAAGTTTTGTCGGACACCGAACTGCCTTTCTTCAAGCGTCTCCAATTGGCCACGTTGATTGAAATGAAGCTCCTTTTCCGTCTGGCAGCACCGGCGGTGTTTGTTTATATGATCAACAATGCTATGTCCTTATCCACTCGTGTTTTCTGTGGTCATCTAGGCAATCTTGAGCTTGCCGCTGCCTCTCTTGGCAACAGCGGCATCCAACTCCTTGCTTATGGTCTCATG CTAGGGATGGGGAGTGCTGTAGAGACTCTATGCGGGCAAGCTTATGGGGCGCTTAGATACGACATGTTAGGGATTTATCTTCAGAGATCAACCATTGTCCTTACACTAACAGGGATCCCGCTGATGTTGGCCTATATCTTTTCCAAGCCAATCTTGATGTTACTAGGCGAGCCGGCGGAGGTTGCATCAGCGGCTGCTGTTTTTGTCTACGGTTTGATCCCACAAATCTTTGCTTACGCTGCCAACTTCCCCATACAAAAGTTCCTTCAATCTCAAAGCATTGTGATTCCCAGTGCATACATATCAGCTGCGACACTTGTGCTGCACCTCGTGCTAAGTTGGCTCGCAGTTTACAAGATAGGGTTGGGTTTGATAGGTGCATCTCTGGTGCTCAGCTTGTCGTGGTGGATCATAGTGGGGGCCCAAATGGTGTATATCTTGACAAGTGACAAGTGTAGGCTTACATGGTCTGGGCTGAGTTCGCAGGCCTTTTCTGGGCTATGGGATTTCTTGAAGTTCTCGGCTGCTTCGGCCGTCATGCTGTGCTTGGAGACTTGGTACTTTCAGATACTGGTCTTGATCGCTGGTTTGCTGGAGAATCCTGAGCTTGCACTCGACTCCCTTTCTATCTG CATGTCTATATCTGGATTGAt gTTCATGATTTCTGTCGGGTTCAATGCAGCTGCAAG TGTTAGGGTCAGCAACGAGCTCGGATCGGAACATCCCAAGTCGGCGGCATTCGCGGTTGCTGTCGTGACTTTGGTCTCCCTCATAATTGCTGTAGTGGAAGCTGTCATTGTATTAGCTCTGCGAGATGTTATAAGCTATGCATTTACGGAAGGTGAGACGGTGGCAAAAGCAGTCTCGGACCTATGCCCATTCTTGGCTGTCACTCTTATCCTTAATGGGATTCAACCTGTTTTGTCTG GGGTGGCTGTTGGATGTGGATGGCAAGCATTTGTAGCCTATGTAAACGTGGGATGCTATTACGTTGTTGGGATTCCCTTGGGCTGTGTTCTCGGCTTCAAGAACGACCTAGGTGCAAAG GGAATATGGTCCGGGATGATAGGAGGAACAATGATGCAAACCCTCATTTTATTGTGGGTGACATTTACAACAGATTGGAACAAAGAG GTGGAGATAGCAAGGAGGCGGTTGGACAGATGGGAAGACAAGAAGCAGCCACTTCTTAAGAACTGA
- the LOC107961306 gene encoding uncharacterized protein has product MGNCIRREKSTWADDETSWSLQSSQMGGDYGDNEINIMEKETRQLFGGKTDAINTREVKITISKKELEQLVHKVEMQGLTLEPLLLARMVKGGGGGGDMFEFEQPRSWKPVLQSIPEVN; this is encoded by the coding sequence ATGGGGAACTGTATTAGACGCGAAAAGTCAACTTGGGCTGATGACGAGACCAGCTGGTCATTGCAGTCATCTCAGATGGGTGGAGATTATGGTGATAATGAGATTAACATTATGGAGAAGGAGACGAGGCAACTTTTTGGTGGAAAGACAGATGCAATAAATACCAGAGAGGTGAAGATAACAATTTCAAAGAAGGAGCTGGAGCAGTTGGTGCACAAGGTGGAGATGCAGGGCTTGACTCTTGAACCGCTACTCTTAGCCAGGATGGTGAAgggtggaggaggaggaggagataTGTTTGAGTTTGAGCAACCTCGCTCATGGAAGCCAGTGCTACAAAGTATTCCGGAGGTGAACTAG